One Mycolicibacterium sp. ND9-15 genomic window, CACAGTTGGGCGCGCCGCGTGATGGCCGGCGCGCTGGCGGCCCTGCTGATTCCGGGCCTGATCGCGGTGGCGGGTGGATCGTCCACCGCGGCCGCATACTCGCGACCCGGCCTGCCGGTCGAAACACTCATGGTCCCGTCGGCCGCGATGGGCCGCGACATCCCGGTCAAATTCCAGGGCGGCGGCGCCCATGCGGTGTATCTGCTCGACGGGTTGCGCGCCCGCGACGACAACAGCGGCTGGGACATCGAGACCGCCGCGTTCGAAAGCTATTTCGAGTCGGGGCTGTCGGTCGTGATGCCGGTCGGCGGCATGTCCAGCTTCTACACGAACTGGCAGGGTCCCGCGGTCGGCAACGGCGGCACCCACAGCTACCAGTGGGAGACCTTCCTGACCTCCGAACTGCCCGCCTACCTCGCCGCCAACAAGGGCATCTCGCCCAGCGGCAACGCGGTCGTCGGGCTGTCCATGTCGGGCAGTGCGGCGCTGATCCTGGCGGCCTACTACCCGGGTCAATTCCGCTACGCCGCATCGCTGTCGGGCTTTCTCAACCTGTCCGCGGGCGTCTGGCCACTGCTGGTCGGCGTCGCAATGCGCGACGCGGGCGGATTCAGCGCGACCGCGATGTGGGGCCTGCCCGGCGGGCCGGCGTGGAAGCGCAACGACCCGACGGTCAACGTCGGCCGCTTGGTGAGCAACGGCACTCGCATCTGGGTGTACTGCGGCAACGGCATCCCCTCGGAACTCGGCGGCGGCGGCGACATCGCAGGCCAGTTCCTCGAAACGATCACGCTGGACAGCAACAAGGAGTTCCAGCGGGCCTACCAGGCCGCCGGCGGCAGCAACGGCACGTTCAACTTCCCGGCCAACGGCACCCACGGGTGGGGCTACTGGGGCTCGCAGCTGAACGCGATGAAGGGCGACATCCAGCGCACGCTGGGCGCCTGAGGCCGCGACGCGGCTGGGCGACCGCCTCGTGCGGCCGCCCAGCGCGCGTTGGAGACAATCACTGCGTGACGCCGAAGCCGCGACCGACCGTTCCTGCGCTCCTCACGCGCGCTTGCGAGGAGTTCGGTGACCACACCTACCTGATCACCCCGACGGATCGCCTGACCTACCGCGAAGCGGATCAGCGCTCGGCCGGCGTGGCGCGGCGGCTACTGCGTGACGGCATCGGCAAGGGCACCCGCGTCGGACTGTTCTTCCCCAACGGGGTCGACTGGATCATCTGGTGGCTGGCCGTGTCCCGCATCGGCGCGTTGGCCGTCCCCCTCAGCACGCTCTACACCCCCGCGGAGATCGCCAAGGTGGCGCGGCTGGCTGACGTCGCGTTGCTCATCGCGCCGAGCCGGGTGCTGAGTATCGACGTCGCCGAGCGCTTCGAGGCGGCCTGGTCAGACCTGCCGACCCAGCAGGCCGGGCGGCTGGCACTGAATGCCGCGCCATACCTGCGCCGCATCGTGGTCGTCGACGATCCGGTCCCCGGCTGGGCGACCCGATGGGACGGCGACGCGGACGGCGTCGCGCCCGAAGTGCTCGCGGCCGCCGAGGCCGAGGTCTCCCCCGCCGATCTCGCCGTCGTCATCCACACATTTGGTTCGACCGCCGACCCGAAGGGCGTCCTGCACACCCACGGCACGCTGGTGCGTCAGACCTCGACGTGGCCGAGCGCCATCCGTGCGGTGACGAAAAGCGAAGAGGCGCTGCGGATCCTGTGTGCGATGCCGTTCTTCTGGGTTGGCGGGCTGCTCGCCGCCACCGGGGCCCTGCATGAACCGGTCACGGTGCTCGTCCTGCCGCGCCTGGACGCCGCGACCGCGCTGGACCTGATCGAACGCGAACGGGCATGCGGGGTCGTCGGCTGGCCCGCATTCACACAGCGGCTACGCGACCACCCGAGCTTTCCGGACCGCGATCTGAGTTGTGCGCCGATGCTGCGCGACGGGCCGCTCGACATCGCGATGGTTGACGTGCCCGACGGATTTCCCGTCCATCGCACCATGTCTGAGACGGCGGGCGGTTTCGCCTTCACCGACATGTGCATCGTCGACGAGGACGGCAACGCGGTTCCCGACGGCGCGGTGGGTGAATTGCTCGTTCGCGGGATCGGTGTGATGGCGGGCTACAACAAGCGCGAGCGGTGGGAGACCTTCGACGAAGACGGTTGGTACCACACCGGTGACCGTGTCTACCGCAGGACCGGCGACCCGAGGCTGTTCTACGTCGGCCGGAGCACCGATTTGATCAAGGCCGCGGGCGCCAACGTGTCACCGCTCGAGGTCGAGGCGGTCATCGCCGAATTCCCCGGCGTGGCGCAGTGTCTCGTGCTCGGAATCGACGAGTGCACACGCGGCGAGGAGGTCTGCGCGGTCGTCGTGGCGGAGGAAGCGCCGAGCGCCCCAGGCATGGACGTCGACTCGCTGGCCGCTCACACCCGGGGGCACCTGTCTGCCTACAAGGTGCCGACGCGCTGGATTCTGGCCTCGAGTGAGGACATCCCGATCCTGCCCAGCGGCAAGTTCGACCGAAAGGCGCTGCGGGCCATGGTCCTCGACGGCCGCCTCGGTAGGTGACGCGATGGCGGTGCTGAGAACTCCCGACGAGCGCTTCGCGGCGCTGCCGGATTTTCCATTCGAGCCCAGCTACGTCGACGTCCATACGCGTGGAATCGAGCCGCTGCGAATGCATTACGTGGATGCCGGCCCGTCCGAGGCGCCTGTCGTCGTGTTGCTGCACGGACAGCCCACCTGGTCGTATCTCTACCGGCACGTCATGGGCGTGCTGCTCGGCTCGGGCCTTCGGGTGATCGCACCGGACCACATCGGCTACGGGCGATCGGACAAACTGACCGAACCGACGGACTACACCTTCGACCGGCACATCGACTGGATGCACAGCGCAATCACTGCATTGGACCTGTCCGATGTCACGCTTGTCGTGCAGGACTGGGGCGGACCCATCGGGCTGAGCGTGCTCGCACGCGATCCCGACCGATTCGCGCGCGTCGTCGCGACCAACACGATCCTGCACACGTGCGACCCCGACCTCGCCGGCATGCTGGAGTGGCCGCACCACGCGGTCGGTGACGGACAGGTCATCCACCAGGAGACCCTCCTCGACTACGTGGCGTTCTATCAGCGCGCGCCAGAACTCGTTCCCAGTTTCTTCCTCGACGCGGTCGCCGGGCCGTTGAGTCCCGAGGTTCGCGCCGCCTATGACGCGCCGTTTCCCGACCGCAGTTTCACCGCCGGCCTGCGCCAGATGATCGCGTTGATCCCGTTGACACGCAACGATCGCGGGGCCGCCATCGGCCGCGCCACCATGGCCGCACTGCGCGACTGGCGACGGCCGTTTCTGACCGCGTACTCCGACGGCGATCCGGCAACACGCGGTTGGGACAAGGTCTTTGCCGAGCAGGTTCGCGGCGCCCGCAGCCAGCCCCACACAACCGTGACCGGTGCGGGCCACTTCATCCAGGAACAGCGCGGCGCCGAACTCGGTCGCATCGTCGCCGACTTCGTGGCGCGTACCGGCTGACTAAAGCCCGAACTGGTCGTCGAGAATGCCGAGCCAGATCTGGGCGGCATCGATCGCCACCTTCTCGCTGATGAACGCATGCTGGGTGCCGGTGTACATGTCGCGGAACGCGCGCTCCAGGCGGGTGCCCTCGCGAATCGAGCTGGTACCCGCGACCAGATGCGCCCACTCCGCACACTGGCGCGCCACGTCGGTGGCGTACACGGCGGCCACCCGCATGTCCGCGCGTAAGCCCGGGCGCAGGTCCTCACCCGCCCCGACAGCGGCTTCGGCCGCCGTGAATGCGTCGATCACCAGCAGGCGCGCCGCCCGCCACGCGGCGACGTGATGGGCAAGCCCCTTCTGGAAAGTGGGACGACTGGCCAGCGACGCCATGTCACTCATCCGGAACTTCGTGGCCGCGAGCTCTTGGACGTCGTCGAGCATGCTCTTTGCCACCCCCAGCGCCCACGAGGCGTGACCGGCCGCGGTGACCGGCATCAAACCCATGCGGGTCGCGGGCGAGGAACCGCGCAGCGGCTCACGGGTGAACAGCGCGAAGGTACGTTCGGCGGGAACGAAGACGTCCTCGACGCTGTAGTCGTAGGAGCCGGTTCCCTTCAGCCCCTGCACATACCAGCCGTCGTTGAAGCTCACCTGGTCGCGGGGCAGGACGGCGACCTGCATGTCGGGCACGCCTTCGCCGACCCACCGCATCTCTGCACCGTCCATCGGCAGGAAGCCCGCGGCGACATACTGCGAATGCCCGATCCCGGAGCCGAAACTCCACGAACCGGTCAGCCGGTAACCGCCGGATACCGCGGCGCCCTGTCCGTTGGGAAAGAACTGCCCTCCCATCGTCACGCGATTGTCGTGCGCGGTGAAGACCTCGGCGAAACCGGCATCCGGCAGGTAGGTGGCCGCGGCGAACGACGACGGCAGATTGGCGATCCCGACCCACCCGAAAGAGCCGTCTTGCCATGCCATTTCGATCCAGGTTTCGATCATCTCGGCGAACGACGGTTCCATGCCGCCTGCGGGCACCGGGTTGAACGCCGACATCAGCCCGGTGTCCCACATCGCCTCGACGATCGCGGGGCTGAGTGTGCGTAGTCGCTCGGACTCGCCTGCTTCGCCTTGGACGGTCTCGCGCATGGTGCGGACCCTTCCCGCGATGCCTTCGGCAGACTCCAGTGTCGATGTCATCCGTCTTCTCTATCAGCGATATCCGCCGCGCGCATCGACTTCCATGATGCCGAAATCGGCGCAACGGCATCCGCTGCTGGAGCATTCTCCAGGAATGCGCATCGAGATCATCGTGTTCGACGGTTTCGATGCACTCGACGTCGTGGCGCCCTGGGAGGTGTTCGTCCGCGCGGCCACGCTCGATCCGTCCTACCCGATGCCTACCGACGTCTGGCGCTCGGGTCACCTCACTTGATGATGCGGACGAGGTACGGCGCCATGTTGGTGGTCCGCACCGGCGAAACCGTGACGGCCGGTTCGGTGGCCTCCAGCATCTGCCCGTTGCCGAGGAACAGTGCGACGCTCTGATTTCCGTTGGGGCCGTAGAAGATCAGGTCGCCCGGCAACGCCTCCGACGGCAACACCTTCTGGCCGACGGCGTACTGTGCACCCGAGGACCGCGGCAGCTTGACACCGACACCGGCGAATGCGTAGACCATCAGACCCGAGGCATCGAAACCGACCGTGCTGACAGCCGGATTCAAGCCGACGATGCGGCCTTCGGTGTCCAGCCCCGCGACGTTCTCGGCTGTGCCACTGCCCCTGGTCGGCCCATTGGCGTCGCCCCCGCCGTAGGAGAACGGGACGCCGCGCTGCGAGAGTCCGCGCGCGATCACTGTGTCAACCGCCTGCTGGTTGGCCGCCGGCCGCGGGTACGGTGCGGCGGTCGCGACACCAGGAACCGCCACCAGCAGGGCGACACCGATCACCAAGGCGTATATGCGTCTCATGAATGGTTCATCTTTCTCGACTGTGCGCATACCGATGGCGCTGTATCCACTTGTACCGCCTGATTTGCCAGACATGCCAATTCGCGCCTGGCCCAGGGTCAATGAGATGCAGTACCGTAATCGAACAGTGATTACCCACCTCGGTTGCCCGGCCCGGCGATGACGGAACGGCTCGCTGTAATCGGTGGCGGCATCCTCGGAGTCGCGGTGGCCCGCGAGATTCTGCGGCGTCGACCGCACTCCGATGTGACGCTGTTCGAGAAGGAGGGCCGCCTCGCATCGCACCAGACCGGGCACAACAGCGGGGTGGTGCACGCGGGCCTGTACTACGAACCCGGTTCGCAGAAAGCGGTGCTCTGTCGTCGCGGAGTGAAACTCCTCGAAGCGTTCTGCGCCGAGCGTGATATCCGCCGGATCGCCTGCGGCAAGGTCGTGGTCGCGCTGAGCGACGACGACCGGGCCAGGCTCGACGACATCGAGCAGCGGGCCTTGGCCAACGGCGTCCCGGGAGTCCGGATCATCGGGGCGGAGGAATTGCGTGAGCTTGAACCCAATGTTTCAGGGATCGCCGCCCTGCATTCACCGGCGACGTCGATCGTCGACTACGCACAGGTGACAACGGAGCTTGCCGCCGATGCCGTGAGCTCAGGTGCGGAAGTCCTTCTTGAACAAGAGGTGACGGGCCTGCGACCAAGCCGCACCGAAGTGGTGGTCAGCACACGCACCGCAGCGGGTGACGACGAAGCCCGCTTTGACCGGGTCGTCGTATGTGGTGGTCTGCAGAGTGACCGGTTGGCCGAGATGGCCGGTGACGGACCGGATCCGGTGATCATGCCGTTCCGCGGCGAGTACTACGCGTTGAAGCCCCACCGGCGCGACCTTGTCAACGGGTTGGTCTATCCCGTGCCTGACCCCCGGTATCCGTTTCTCGGTGTCCACGTCACCCCTCGGGTGGACGGTGAGGTGATGATCGGGCCCAACGCCGTGCTGGCATTGGCGCGCGAGGGGTATTCCTGGCGCACGATCTCGCTGCACGACCTGGTCGGGATGGCATCGGCGCCGGCCTTCTGGCGGTTTGCCCGGCGGCACTGGCGCACGGGGCTGCGTGAGGTGGCCGGCTCGTTGTCCAGGAGGCGGTTCATCGCGGCCGCCCGGGCCTATGTGCCCGCGTTGCGTGACGACGACGTGGTGCCGGGCGTCGCGGGCGTGCGGGCCCAGGCGCTCGACGCCGACGGCGGACTCGTCGACGACTTCCGGATCAGCATTCGCGACCGCGTCACGCTGCTGCGCAATGCACCCTCACCCGCGGCGACGTCGGCGCTGGCGATCGCCGAGCACGTCGTCGACACCCTCGCCCTGCCATAACGCCCTCACCGCCCAAAGCCGAGTCGTAGGGTGAATCCATGGCCATCATCGAAACGGACGCCGCGCCTCAGACCCCGTTCGAGCAGGAGGCCGCTGCCACGCAGCGGTACTTCGACAGCCCGAGATTCGACGGGATCACCCGCCTCTACTCGGCCCGCCAGGTCGCCGAACAGCGCGGCACGATCCCGTCCGACTACATCGTGGCTCGCGAGGCCGCCACGGCGTTCTACGAGCGCCTCCGCGAACTGTTCGCGAAGAAGAAGAGCATCACCACGTTCGGCCCGTACTCGCCCGGGCAGGCCGTCACGATGAAACGAATGGGCATCGAGGGCATCTACCTCGGTGGCTGGGCGACGTCGGCCAAGGGGTCCACCACCGAAGATCCCGGACCCGACCTGGCCAGTTACCCGCTGAGCCAGGTACCCGAGGAGGCGGCGGGCCTGGTTCGCGCGCTGCTCACCGCGGACCGCAACCAGCAGTACCTGCGGCTGCAGATGTCGGATGAACAGCGCGCCGCGACCCCGGCCGTCGACTTCCGGCCGTTCATCATCGCCGACGCCGACACGGGCCACGGTGGGGATCCGCACGTGCGCAACTTGATTCGCCGGTTCGTGGAGGCCGGGGTACCGGGATATCACATCGAAGACCAGCGCCCGGGCACGAAGAAGTGCGGCCATCAGGGCGGTAAGGTGCTGGTGCCCTCCGACGAGCAGATCAAGCGGCTCAACACCGCCCGCTTCCAGCTCGACATCATGCGGGTGCCCGGCATCATCGTGGCCCGCACGGACGCCGAGGCGGCCAACCTGATCGACAGCCGCGCCGACGAGCGCGACCAGCCCTTCCTGCTCGGCGTGACCAACCTGAAGGTGCCGTCGTACAAGTCGTGCTACCTGGCGATGATGCGCCGCTTCTACGAGGCCGGCGTCACCGAACTCAACGGCCACCTGCTTTACGCGCTGCCCGAAGGTGAGTACGTGACCGCCAACGCCTGGCTGGACCGCCACGGCCTGGGTGATGCGGTCGCCGAGGCCGCGTCGGCGTACCGCGACCGTCCCGACGGCGCGATCGACGAGATCTTCGACGGGGTGGAATCGAAGGTCGTCGACGCCTGGCAGGTCGATGCCGGGCTGATGACCTACGGCGAGGCGGTGGCCGAGCTGCTCGAGTTCCGCGAGAGCGAGGGTGAGCAACTCGACATGAGCGTCACGGAGTGGCGTGAGTTCTCCGAGCGCGCTCCCTTGTACACCGCCCGCGAGAAGGCCGAGGATATCGGCGCGGCCGTCGCCTGGGACTGCGAGCTGGCAAAAACCCCGGAGGGTTACTACCAGGTCCGTGGCGGCATCCCGTACGCGATCGTCAAATCGCTTGCCGCCGCGCCGTTCGCCGACATCCTCTGGATGGAGACGAAGACCGCCGACCTCGCCGACGCACGCGAGTTCGCCGAGGCGATCCACGCCGAGTTCCCCGACCAGATGCTGGCCTATAACCTGTCCCCCTCCTTCAACTGGGACACCACCGGCATGACCGATGACGAGATGCGGGCCTTCCCCGAGGAACTCGGCAAGATGGGGTTCGTCTTCAACTTCATCACCTACGGCGGGCATCAGGTCGACGGCGTCGCCTCCGAGGAGTTCGCCACCTCGCTGAGGCAGGACGGCATGCTTGCGCTGGCTCGTCTGCAGCGCAAGATGCGGCTGGTCGAATCTCCTTACCGCACACCGCAGACGCTCGTCGGTGGACCACGTAGCGACGCCGCCCTGACCGCGTCGTCGGGACGGCTCGCGACCACCAAGGCGATGGGCAAGGGCTCGACCCAGCATCAGCATCTGGTGCAGACCGAGGTTCCGAAGAAGCTGCTCGAGGAGTGGCTGGCGCTGTGGAGCGAGCACTATCAACTCGGCGAGAAGCTGCGGGTGCAGCTGCGCCCGACGCGGCCCGGGTCGGATGTGCTCGAACTAGGAATTTACGGCGAGCGCGACGGCGAGGACGAGAAGCTGGCCAACGTGATCGTCGACCCCATCAAGGACCGGCACGGCCGCAGCATCCTGACGGTGCGCGACCAGAACACGTTCGCCGAGAAGCTGCGCCAGAAGCGGCTGATGAGCGTGGTGCACCTGTGGCTGATCCACCGGTTCAAGCCAGAGATCATGTACTACGTCACGCCAACGGAGGACAACATCTATCAGACCGAGAAGATGAAATCGCACGGCATCTTCACCGACGTGTACCAGGAGGTCGGCGAGATCATCGTGGCCGACATCAACCAGCCCAGGATCGAGGAGCTGCTCAATCCCGATCGCAAGGCGCTGGTCCGGCTGATCCGCAAGGAGGACTGAGCGCTCAGTTGCCCGGCGGTGACCAGTGCACGACCTTCATCGCGGTCATCTCGTCGAGTAGCTCTGGGCCGAAGCCGTAGCCGTTGCCGCTCGCCCGGCGCGGCTGCGAGGCCCCGCCGGGGGCTCCGCCGAAGACGTCGTTGATCTTGACGGTGCCGACGGGCAGTACCCGCCATGCCTCCTGCGCGTGCGCCATGTCCGGGGTCAGCACGGTGGCGGCCAACCCGTAGCGATCGTCGGCCGCTTCGCGCAGGGCGGTGTCGAAGTCCGCCGCTACCCGCACCGGCGCCACCGGGCCGAACGTCTCCTCGCGAAACACCCGCATGTCAAGTGTGCAGTCGGCCAACACGGTCGGCGGGTAGAACGAACCCGGTCCCGGCTGTGGCGCGCCGCCGGCCAACACGCGCGCGCCGTTGGCGACCGCGTCATCGATGTGGTCCTGCACCACGGCACGCTGCCGGCGGTCGACCATCGGCCCGATCCGCTCAGCCCATACCTGCGCTTCCTCGACCAACTCGTCGAGGAAGGCATCGGAAAGCGCCTCGACCACGAAAACCCGTTCCACGGACACGCAGATCTGCCCGGCGTTCGCGAACGCGCCCAACGCAGTCTGCTCGGCCGCCCATCGTGGATCCACGCCGGCGTCGACGATCAGCGCGTCGTTGCCGCCGTTTTCCAGCACGGTCTTGGCGCCCCGTTCCGCGCATGCTCGCGCGATCGCCCGGCCCGCCGCGCTGCTGCCGACATGCGCCACCACGTCGACGTCCGGTGCAGAGGCGAGCTGGGCGCCGACCGATCCGTCGCCGTCGAGGATTTCGAGCACACCGTCGGGAAGCTGACCGGCCAGTAGCTCTGCGAAGCGTCGACCGGTCGCCGGACATCGTTCACTTGGCTTGTGCACCACCGTGTTTCCCGTTACCAGTGCGGCGCCCAGCAGACCCGCCGCCACGGCGACGGGGTCGTTCCACGGGGTCAGCACTGCCACGACACCGCGGGGTTCCGGAATCATCAGATCGGTTGCGCCCCAGGATCCGTGCAGGCTGCGGCCGCGGTGCACGGGACCGAGCTCGGCGTACTGCACCAAGGTGCCCGTGCCGGCGTCGACCCCGCCGGCCGCGTCGTCGCGCAGCTTGCCGGTCTCGCGTTCGTTGAGTTCGGCCAGTTCGTCTGCCGCCGCACGGACCGCTGCGGCGGCTTTCGTCAGCGCCGCCGCACGTTCGGCAGCCGGGGTTCGCGCCCACGCAGGTGCCGCCGCGCGCGCTCGCGCCACGGCTTCGGCGCATGTCGAGGGATCGGTGATCGGAATCCGGCTGACCATGTCGCCGGTGCGAGGGTCGAGAACGGTCAGCTCCATGGTGTGGGACACCCAGGTGTGTTACCCGGTCGATCACCGCTCAATCGCTGCGCTTCACGCCCTTTCCCTCAGGTGTAGAGCTCTTCGAACTTGCGGATGGACCGGTCGATGTCGCCCTTGACCGCACGCGCCGCCGTGGCCCCGATCGGCCCGAACAGCGGGGCTCCCCCGAGATTCATGGTGAGGGTGAACGTGGAGCCGGTTCCGATCGCCGCCACCTTCATCGTGAGTCCGTACCTCGTGCCGCCCACACCCTTGCCCGTCACCTCGATCAGCTTGGGCGGGTCGAACTTCTGGATGGTCCAGGTGACGCGGTTGCGCAGACCTTTGGCGCCGGCGACGCCGACGATCGTGGTGCCGACCGACAGCTCGTCGGGCAACTCGCTGCGCCAACCTTCATGCATGACCAGCCAGTCGCCGAGGGAGCCGAGGTCCGAGACATGCACCCACGCTTCGTCGGGGGTCAACGCCAGCTCGCGCGACAACTCCAGCTTCGCCATCCTGGGATGGTAACCAGATCAGCTCGACGCGGGCAGCCTCAGCTCGGTGCCGGAAGGTTCAGCACGAGTCGGGCGCCGCCGAGCTGGCTGGCTTCGATCGCTGCTGTGCCGCCATGCAATTCCGCTTGCTGTGCCACCAGCGCCAGCCCGAGCCCCGAACCGGACCGTGCCGCGGTGGAACCGCGGGAGAACCGCTCGAACACCGCGGACCGTTCGTCCTCCGGTATTCCCGAGCCGTTGTCCTCGACGGTGATCTGCACGCCTTCGCCGGAGCTGACGGCGCCGAGTTGAATCTCGGTCGCACCGCCGTGCTTGATCGCGTTGGTGATCGCGTTGTCGACGACCAGTCTCAGCCCGGCGGGCAGGCCCAGCATGAGCACCGTCGTCGACGACGCCAGGGACACCCGCAGCCCTGGATAGTTGCGCATCGCATCGTGTGCGGCCCGATCCAGCAGGTCGGTGATGTCGACCGGCACGAAGTCGTCGACGGTGGTCAGTTCGCCCTGGGCAAGGCGCTCCAGGGCGGTGAGCGTCGCCTCAATGCGGCTCTGCGTGCGCATCACGTCGGCGATCACCTCCTGGCGCTGTTCGTCGCGCATCTGCAGGGTGGAGAGCACCTCGAGGTTGGTGCGCATCGCGGTCAGAGGGGTGCGCAGCTCGTGTGACGCCACCGCCGCGAAGTCGCGGGCCGACTCCAGTGCCGCCCTGGTGCGCTGCTGTTCATCGCCGATGCGGGCGAGCATTCCTTCGACGGCCTCGGCGATCTCGACGGCCTCCTGCACGCCGCGCACCTGGACCTCTTCGGGTTTCGACTGCGCGTTGATGGCGCGCGCCTGCTGTGCCAGCAAGCGAAACGGGTTGATCATGATCGACCACATCACCCAGCCGACGAGCACGGTGCCCACGATGACACCTCCGCAGATCATCAGCACGCGCCGGTGCAACTCGTCGATCCGGCGTTGGGTCTCGGCGAGCGGAGCGCCGATCGCGATTGATGCCTCACCGGCGGCGAACGTACGAACCCGGTACTCGACGCCGTCGATGGTGGTGTCGGCGTAACCGATGTCGAACTGGGGCAACACGATGTCTCGGGGCACCGAAACGGTGACGCCGTCGACCCGCGCGGTGCGCACCAGGCCACCGTCCGGGATGGGCTGGTCGAGGTCGGCCTGCTGTGCGGTGCGCAGCAGGGTGCTGATGTCCCCCAGGCTGCTGACCGAGTCGAGGCGGCGGTCGAGTTGGCTGTACTGGTCGTTGGTGACGCCGAACCACACCCACGCGCCCAGTGTGATCACCAGCGCGACGACCGACAGCGCCGCGACGATGACGATGACGCGCAGCGACATCACGCGGGTCAGCAGTTGGTACAGGCGTCCACCGGGTTGCACGGTTGTCATA contains:
- a CDS encoding esterase family protein is translated as MTLLHSWARRVMAGALAALLIPGLIAVAGGSSTAAAYSRPGLPVETLMVPSAAMGRDIPVKFQGGGAHAVYLLDGLRARDDNSGWDIETAAFESYFESGLSVVMPVGGMSSFYTNWQGPAVGNGGTHSYQWETFLTSELPAYLAANKGISPSGNAVVGLSMSGSAALILAAYYPGQFRYAASLSGFLNLSAGVWPLLVGVAMRDAGGFSATAMWGLPGGPAWKRNDPTVNVGRLVSNGTRIWVYCGNGIPSELGGGGDIAGQFLETITLDSNKEFQRAYQAAGGSNGTFNFPANGTHGWGYWGSQLNAMKGDIQRTLGA
- a CDS encoding class I adenylate-forming enzyme family protein encodes the protein MTPKPRPTVPALLTRACEEFGDHTYLITPTDRLTYREADQRSAGVARRLLRDGIGKGTRVGLFFPNGVDWIIWWLAVSRIGALAVPLSTLYTPAEIAKVARLADVALLIAPSRVLSIDVAERFEAAWSDLPTQQAGRLALNAAPYLRRIVVVDDPVPGWATRWDGDADGVAPEVLAAAEAEVSPADLAVVIHTFGSTADPKGVLHTHGTLVRQTSTWPSAIRAVTKSEEALRILCAMPFFWVGGLLAATGALHEPVTVLVLPRLDAATALDLIERERACGVVGWPAFTQRLRDHPSFPDRDLSCAPMLRDGPLDIAMVDVPDGFPVHRTMSETAGGFAFTDMCIVDEDGNAVPDGAVGELLVRGIGVMAGYNKRERWETFDEDGWYHTGDRVYRRTGDPRLFYVGRSTDLIKAAGANVSPLEVEAVIAEFPGVAQCLVLGIDECTRGEEVCAVVVAEEAPSAPGMDVDSLAAHTRGHLSAYKVPTRWILASSEDIPILPSGKFDRKALRAMVLDGRLGR
- a CDS encoding haloalkane dehalogenase; protein product: MAVLRTPDERFAALPDFPFEPSYVDVHTRGIEPLRMHYVDAGPSEAPVVVLLHGQPTWSYLYRHVMGVLLGSGLRVIAPDHIGYGRSDKLTEPTDYTFDRHIDWMHSAITALDLSDVTLVVQDWGGPIGLSVLARDPDRFARVVATNTILHTCDPDLAGMLEWPHHAVGDGQVIHQETLLDYVAFYQRAPELVPSFFLDAVAGPLSPEVRAAYDAPFPDRSFTAGLRQMIALIPLTRNDRGAAIGRATMAALRDWRRPFLTAYSDGDPATRGWDKVFAEQVRGARSQPHTTVTGAGHFIQEQRGAELGRIVADFVARTG
- a CDS encoding acyl-CoA dehydrogenase family protein encodes the protein MTSTLESAEGIAGRVRTMRETVQGEAGESERLRTLSPAIVEAMWDTGLMSAFNPVPAGGMEPSFAEMIETWIEMAWQDGSFGWVGIANLPSSFAAATYLPDAGFAEVFTAHDNRVTMGGQFFPNGQGAAVSGGYRLTGSWSFGSGIGHSQYVAAGFLPMDGAEMRWVGEGVPDMQVAVLPRDQVSFNDGWYVQGLKGTGSYDYSVEDVFVPAERTFALFTREPLRGSSPATRMGLMPVTAAGHASWALGVAKSMLDDVQELAATKFRMSDMASLASRPTFQKGLAHHVAAWRAARLLVIDAFTAAEAAVGAGEDLRPGLRADMRVAAVYATDVARQCAEWAHLVAGTSSIREGTRLERAFRDMYTGTQHAFISEKVAIDAAQIWLGILDDQFGL
- the ripD gene encoding NlpC/P60 family peptidoglycan-binding protein RipD; translation: MRRIYALVIGVALLVAVPGVATAAPYPRPAANQQAVDTVIARGLSQRGVPFSYGGGDANGPTRGSGTAENVAGLDTEGRIVGLNPAVSTVGFDASGLMVYAFAGVGVKLPRSSGAQYAVGQKVLPSEALPGDLIFYGPNGNQSVALFLGNGQMLEATEPAVTVSPVRTTNMAPYLVRIIK
- the lhgO gene encoding L-2-hydroxyglutarate oxidase, which codes for MTERLAVIGGGILGVAVAREILRRRPHSDVTLFEKEGRLASHQTGHNSGVVHAGLYYEPGSQKAVLCRRGVKLLEAFCAERDIRRIACGKVVVALSDDDRARLDDIEQRALANGVPGVRIIGAEELRELEPNVSGIAALHSPATSIVDYAQVTTELAADAVSSGAEVLLEQEVTGLRPSRTEVVVSTRTAAGDDEARFDRVVVCGGLQSDRLAEMAGDGPDPVIMPFRGEYYALKPHRRDLVNGLVYPVPDPRYPFLGVHVTPRVDGEVMIGPNAVLALAREGYSWRTISLHDLVGMASAPAFWRFARRHWRTGLREVAGSLSRRRFIAAARAYVPALRDDDVVPGVAGVRAQALDADGGLVDDFRISIRDRVTLLRNAPSPAATSALAIAEHVVDTLALP
- the aceA gene encoding isocitrate lyase ICL2; this translates as MAIIETDAAPQTPFEQEAAATQRYFDSPRFDGITRLYSARQVAEQRGTIPSDYIVAREAATAFYERLRELFAKKKSITTFGPYSPGQAVTMKRMGIEGIYLGGWATSAKGSTTEDPGPDLASYPLSQVPEEAAGLVRALLTADRNQQYLRLQMSDEQRAATPAVDFRPFIIADADTGHGGDPHVRNLIRRFVEAGVPGYHIEDQRPGTKKCGHQGGKVLVPSDEQIKRLNTARFQLDIMRVPGIIVARTDAEAANLIDSRADERDQPFLLGVTNLKVPSYKSCYLAMMRRFYEAGVTELNGHLLYALPEGEYVTANAWLDRHGLGDAVAEAASAYRDRPDGAIDEIFDGVESKVVDAWQVDAGLMTYGEAVAELLEFRESEGEQLDMSVTEWREFSERAPLYTAREKAEDIGAAVAWDCELAKTPEGYYQVRGGIPYAIVKSLAAAPFADILWMETKTADLADAREFAEAIHAEFPDQMLAYNLSPSFNWDTTGMTDDEMRAFPEELGKMGFVFNFITYGGHQVDGVASEEFATSLRQDGMLALARLQRKMRLVESPYRTPQTLVGGPRSDAALTASSGRLATTKAMGKGSTQHQHLVQTEVPKKLLEEWLALWSEHYQLGEKLRVQLRPTRPGSDVLELGIYGERDGEDEKLANVIVDPIKDRHGRSILTVRDQNTFAEKLRQKRLMSVVHLWLIHRFKPEIMYYVTPTEDNIYQTEKMKSHGIFTDVYQEVGEIIVADINQPRIEELLNPDRKALVRLIRKED